The proteins below come from a single Streptomyces sp. SCSIO 75703 genomic window:
- a CDS encoding YqgE/AlgH family protein: MTEVSSLTGRLLVATPALADPNFERAVVLLLDHDEEGSLGVVLNRPTPVGVDDILDGWARLAGEPGVVFQGGPVSLDSALGVAVVPGGCGESEAPLGWRRVHGAIGLVDLEAPPELLAPAVGSLRIFAGYAGWGPGQLEEELTEGAWYVVESEPGDVSSPLPERLWRAVLRRQRSELAMVATYPDDPSLN; encoded by the coding sequence ATGACCGAGGTGTCCTCGCTCACGGGGCGGCTGCTCGTGGCGACCCCCGCCCTGGCGGACCCGAACTTCGAGCGTGCGGTGGTGCTCCTCCTCGACCACGACGAGGAGGGTTCCCTCGGCGTCGTCCTCAACCGGCCCACCCCGGTCGGCGTGGACGACATCCTGGACGGCTGGGCGCGGCTGGCCGGCGAGCCCGGGGTCGTCTTCCAGGGCGGGCCCGTCTCGCTGGACTCGGCCCTCGGCGTCGCGGTCGTCCCCGGCGGCTGCGGCGAGTCGGAGGCCCCGCTGGGCTGGCGCCGGGTGCACGGCGCGATCGGGCTGGTGGACCTGGAGGCCCCGCCGGAACTGCTGGCCCCCGCGGTCGGCTCCCTGCGGATCTTCGCCGGGTACGCGGGCTGGGGTCCGGGCCAGTTGGAGGAGGAGCTGACGGAGGGCGCCTGGTACGTCGTCGAGTCCGAACCCGGCGACGTCTCCTCGCCCCTCCCGGAGCGGCTGTGGCGCGCGGTGCTGCGCCGGCAGCGCAGCGAGCTGGCCATGGTGGCCACGTACCCGGACGACCCCTCGCTCAACTGA